A region of Cryomorphaceae bacterium DNA encodes the following proteins:
- a CDS encoding DUF2480 family protein, whose protein sequence is MAEEIVNKVAKSGLITLDLGELAPKADIVSFDLAEHLWQGLVLKEQDFRDMIKTHDWSQYQDQHVAVFCSADAIVQDWAYMLVASALQPYAKRVEIETPEAFRSMLFLDVIRALKPDEYRDARLVVKGCGDVKVPPAAFAAVVSHLQPVVKALMYGEPCSTVPVYKRK, encoded by the coding sequence ATGGCAGAAGAAATCGTTAATAAAGTAGCCAAAAGCGGGCTGATTACCCTTGATCTTGGGGAACTCGCTCCGAAGGCCGACATTGTATCTTTCGACCTGGCCGAGCACCTATGGCAGGGCTTGGTGCTGAAAGAGCAAGACTTTCGGGACATGATAAAAACCCACGACTGGAGCCAGTACCAGGATCAGCATGTGGCGGTTTTCTGCTCGGCCGATGCCATTGTGCAGGATTGGGCCTACATGCTCGTTGCCTCAGCCCTTCAGCCTTACGCCAAGCGTGTGGAGATTGAAACTCCTGAAGCCTTTCGCAGCATGTTGTTTCTCGATGTCATTCGCGCATTGAAACCCGATGAATACCGCGATGCCCGTTTAGTGGTAAAAGGCTGTGGAGATGTAAAGGTGCCTCCGGCGGCATTTGCAGCAGTTGTAAGTCATCTGCAACCCGTTGTAAAGGCCTTGATGTATGGAGAACCTTGCTCAACCGTGCCGGTTTACAAGCGCAAATAA
- a CDS encoding TonB-dependent receptor, which produces MKRALSIFFFLAILTNVFAQKYTLSGHITDESSGEELIGAALFIQETRGGAVTNLYGFYSLTLPAGTYNLEYTFVGFASKKMTIELNQDMRIDVELSSKDLELQEVEITAEREDRNVRSIEMSVERLEMKTVKKVPQFLGEVDVIRTIQLLPGVSTVGEGAIGFNVRGGNIDQNLILIDEAPVYQSSHLFGFFSVFNADAVKDFKLYKGGIPAKYGGRLSSVLDVRQTEGNLKKFKGSGGVGLISSRLMLEGPIAKDKASFMVSGRRSYADLFFPLFEDLRGNVFYFYDLNLKVNYKINDNNRIFLSGYFGDDVFDFDGNFAARWGNGTGSARWNHIFNSKLFLNTTLVYSKYDYSLGVPTGFQAFEWKAGIQNYNAKMDFSFFPNPNNTIEFGWNALFYVFDPGATRGTSPESIFAEVGVDRKRAVEPAIYVSNTQSVTDQLTVQYGLRYSMFMNYGPQTVYQYAEGMPLRPENIVDTLEYGRGDIIKTYSGLDGLEPRLSVNYTINNRHSVKASYNRMRQYIHLISNTTAATPIDVWAPSDTYIEPSTVDQVALGYFRNFKDNMFELSVEGYYKKFSNIFDYRDGAELLLNDKLETDLLPGEGEAYGIEFMLRKTKGKLTGWLSYTLSRTDRTIPGINNGNPFPSNWDKLHDLSLVLSYDFDDRWNVSTNFAYMTGRPITFPDGRYEFNGIIVPNFANRNGARTPDYHRLDLSVTYTKPKDKAKKIFFFFNKPEDWTSSWVFTVYNAYGRQNPYSVFFRQNEENPMITEAVQLSIFGSVIPAITYNFSF; this is translated from the coding sequence ATGAAACGCGCACTAAGTATCTTTTTCTTTCTGGCAATTTTAACGAACGTCTTTGCACAGAAATACACACTCAGTGGGCATATTACCGATGAATCGAGCGGTGAAGAACTCATTGGCGCTGCCCTTTTCATTCAAGAAACAAGGGGAGGAGCGGTTACCAACCTCTACGGTTTTTATTCACTGACCCTTCCTGCGGGTACCTACAATCTTGAGTACACTTTTGTAGGGTTTGCCAGCAAAAAAATGACCATTGAACTCAACCAGGATATGCGCATTGATGTAGAGCTATCGTCCAAAGACCTCGAGCTTCAGGAAGTGGAAATCACGGCTGAGCGGGAAGATCGAAACGTGCGCAGCATAGAAATGAGTGTAGAACGGCTCGAAATGAAGACCGTGAAAAAGGTTCCGCAGTTTTTGGGCGAAGTGGATGTAATACGTACTATTCAACTTTTGCCCGGTGTAAGCACTGTGGGCGAGGGAGCCATCGGTTTCAACGTGCGGGGGGGGAACATTGACCAGAACCTTATTCTGATTGACGAGGCGCCTGTGTACCAATCATCGCACCTGTTTGGCTTTTTCTCGGTGTTCAATGCCGACGCGGTGAAAGATTTCAAACTATACAAAGGAGGCATTCCGGCTAAATACGGTGGGCGCCTGTCGAGCGTGCTCGACGTACGCCAAACCGAAGGAAATCTCAAGAAATTCAAAGGCTCGGGGGGCGTGGGTTTGATTTCGAGCAGACTGATGCTTGAAGGGCCTATTGCCAAAGACAAAGCTTCGTTTATGGTTTCGGGGCGGCGCTCCTATGCCGACCTGTTTTTTCCGCTGTTTGAGGATTTGCGCGGCAACGTATTCTACTTCTATGACCTCAACCTGAAAGTGAACTACAAAATCAACGATAACAACCGCATCTTCCTTTCTGGGTATTTTGGCGATGATGTCTTTGATTTCGACGGAAACTTCGCTGCACGCTGGGGAAACGGCACCGGTAGTGCCCGCTGGAATCACATCTTCAACAGCAAGTTGTTTCTCAACACCACACTGGTTTACAGCAAGTACGACTATTCATTGGGGGTTCCTACCGGTTTTCAGGCTTTTGAATGGAAAGCCGGCATCCAGAACTACAACGCCAAGATGGATTTTAGCTTTTTTCCCAATCCCAACAACACCATAGAATTTGGCTGGAATGCACTGTTTTATGTTTTCGACCCCGGGGCTACCCGAGGCACCAGTCCTGAATCCATCTTTGCCGAAGTGGGTGTAGATCGCAAACGCGCCGTTGAACCCGCCATCTATGTAAGCAATACCCAGAGTGTAACCGATCAGCTTACGGTGCAGTACGGCCTGCGTTATTCCATGTTTATGAACTACGGCCCGCAAACGGTGTATCAGTACGCAGAGGGTATGCCGCTTCGCCCGGAAAACATTGTGGACACCCTTGAATACGGCCGCGGTGATATCATCAAAACCTACAGCGGGCTGGATGGGCTTGAGCCCCGGCTTTCGGTAAACTACACCATCAACAACCGGCACTCAGTAAAAGCCAGTTACAACCGAATGAGGCAGTACATTCACCTGATTTCCAACACAACGGCTGCCACTCCTATTGATGTATGGGCACCCAGCGACACCTACATCGAGCCCTCAACCGTAGATCAGGTGGCCCTGGGCTATTTCCGAAATTTCAAGGACAATATGTTTGAGCTGAGCGTTGAAGGTTACTACAAGAAGTTCAGCAATATTTTTGATTACCGCGACGGCGCAGAACTGCTCCTGAACGACAAGCTTGAAACAGACCTCCTTCCCGGTGAGGGTGAAGCCTACGGTATCGAGTTCATGCTCCGCAAAACCAAGGGCAAGCTCACAGGCTGGTTGAGTTACACCCTTTCCCGCACCGATCGCACCATCCCGGGCATCAACAACGGCAATCCCTTTCCGAGTAACTGGGATAAGCTCCACGACCTGAGTCTTGTGCTAAGCTACGACTTTGACGACAGGTGGAATGTATCCACCAATTTCGCGTACATGACGGGGCGGCCCATCACCTTTCCCGACGGACGATATGAGTTCAACGGTATTATCGTGCCCAATTTCGCCAATCGCAACGGGGCCCGCACCCCCGATTACCACCGCTTGGATTTATCGGTGACCTACACTAAGCCCAAGGACAAAGCCAAAAAGATATTCTTCTTCTTCAATAAACCCGAAGACTGGACATCATCATGGGTGTTTACCGTGTACAACGCCTACGGGCGGCAAAACCCCTACAGCGTTTTCTTCCGGCAGAACGAAGAAAACCCCATGATTACAGAGGCTGTTCAACTCTCTATTTTCGGCTCGGTTATTCCGGCCATCACCTATAATTTCAGTTTCTGA
- a CDS encoding DUF4249 domain-containing protein, giving the protein MKTQITFIGLLMAVAFGQTACEKVIDLDVPEGEVQLVVDGWLTDHEDTVQYLILTTTAPYFEDKPTPRVSSANVTIHTYEGETLIESTGMPEDPNKPGHYPFPFPAEIGKGYQVEIDAPPFPPAISDIQQVLEVPPILDIFWEEASPDFQDSLAIYRVFISTFEFPGPGDFYRWFIFVDGEFQNAPFNIYVQNDLLVDGMNLPKFSVTSTRYRFGQRVRIVQSRINENAYDFLSLLRFQTAFIGSPFDTPPAPLVGNVRFMDSDRTALGFFSVSATSEAEVVVGVD; this is encoded by the coding sequence ATGAAGACGCAAATTACTTTCATTGGCCTTTTGATGGCTGTGGCTTTTGGGCAAACAGCCTGCGAAAAAGTGATTGATCTGGATGTGCCCGAAGGCGAGGTACAACTTGTGGTGGATGGCTGGCTCACAGACCATGAAGATACGGTTCAATACCTCATTCTCACAACCACAGCTCCCTATTTTGAAGACAAGCCTACGCCGCGTGTATCCAGTGCCAACGTAACCATTCACACCTACGAGGGCGAAACCCTTATTGAATCTACTGGCATGCCCGAAGACCCCAATAAGCCGGGTCACTACCCATTTCCTTTTCCGGCCGAAATCGGCAAAGGCTACCAGGTTGAAATTGATGCCCCGCCTTTTCCGCCGGCGATAAGCGACATTCAGCAAGTGCTCGAAGTGCCGCCCATTCTGGACATTTTCTGGGAAGAGGCCTCTCCTGACTTTCAGGATTCTTTGGCCATTTACCGCGTGTTTATCTCCACTTTTGAATTTCCGGGCCCCGGCGACTTTTATCGTTGGTTCATTTTCGTAGATGGAGAATTTCAGAATGCCCCTTTCAATATCTACGTTCAGAACGACCTGCTTGTTGACGGCATGAACCTACCCAAGTTCTCTGTAACCAGCACACGCTATCGTTTTGGGCAACGCGTGCGTATTGTACAGAGCCGCATCAATGAAAACGCCTACGATTTCCTGTCGCTACTGCGTTTTCAAACCGCCTTTATCGGCTCTCCGTTTGATACGCCGCCCGCACCACTTGTGGGGAATGTTCGGTTTATGGATAGCGACCGAACCGCGCTGGGGTTCTTCAGCGTTTCGGCAACGAGCGAAGCCGAGGTGGTGGTTGGTGTGGATTAA
- a CDS encoding DUF2200 domain-containing protein: MKTTPEHNARMAAMTFASVYPHYVTKVERKGRSVEELHQVIEWLTGFDEADIQKLIDENVSFETFFERARLNPRAEQITGVICGYRIEEINNPVTRQVRYLDKLVDELANGRKMEKILREA; encoded by the coding sequence ATGAAAACCACCCCCGAGCACAACGCGCGAATGGCCGCCATGACCTTTGCATCGGTGTATCCGCACTATGTAACCAAGGTTGAACGCAAAGGCAGGAGTGTAGAAGAGTTGCACCAGGTAATTGAGTGGCTCACGGGATTTGACGAAGCGGATATTCAAAAACTGATTGATGAGAACGTCTCCTTCGAAACCTTCTTCGAAAGGGCCAGACTGAACCCCAGGGCTGAGCAGATTACTGGCGTGATTTGCGGATATCGCATTGAGGAAATCAACAACCCTGTAACCCGGCAGGTGCGCTACCTCGACAAGCTTGTGGACGAGCTCGCCAACGGCAGGAAAATGGAGAAAATCCTTCGGGAAGCCTGA
- a CDS encoding 3-hydroxyanthranilate 3,4-dioxygenase: MNIRLPFNLQAWIDENRDLLKPPVGNKNLYTEAGDYIVMIVGGPNARKDYHYNETEELFYQLEGDILVKIQVDGKAVEVPIKAGEMFLLPAKIPHSPIRSENSVGLVIERVRKGTDMKDGLLWFCDNCNHKLHETYFPLTNIEQDFLPRFREFYGSESLRTCNQCGTVMETDARFV, from the coding sequence ATGAATATTCGACTTCCCTTTAACCTTCAGGCGTGGATTGACGAAAACCGCGACTTGCTCAAGCCACCGGTTGGCAACAAAAACCTCTACACCGAAGCAGGCGATTACATCGTGATGATTGTGGGTGGCCCCAATGCCCGCAAGGATTATCACTACAACGAAACCGAGGAGCTTTTTTACCAGCTTGAGGGCGACATTCTTGTGAAAATTCAGGTGGATGGTAAAGCGGTGGAGGTACCGATTAAAGCCGGAGAAATGTTTTTGCTTCCGGCCAAAATTCCGCACTCACCCATACGAAGCGAAAACTCCGTGGGGCTCGTGATTGAGCGCGTACGCAAGGGCACCGACATGAAGGACGGGCTACTTTGGTTTTGTGATAATTGCAACCACAAATTGCACGAAACCTATTTTCCGCTCACCAATATTGAGCAAGACTTTTTACCTCGTTTCCGCGAGTTTTACGGATCCGAATCGCTCCGAACCTGCAATCAATGCGGCACCGTAATGGAGACGGATGCGCGGTTTGTGTAG
- a CDS encoding type IX secretion system membrane protein PorP/SprF has translation MKKLLLIGCCCWLAQATAQQQGLQNLYFFDLAYVNAAYAGHHDALSASTILRKQWVGFNGAPETFALALHSPLRNQNMALGLNAHYERIGPRDVTSLAATYAYRIRLREKSRLSFALRAGAENHRFDFDKIEYRDENDPIQWQGSQSNWMPVFDFAVLATGEKFFGGLQVSNLAQARIRDVELSESRQFLHATAVGGYLFVLSDKVALKPNALVRYAENAPVQLDLNLHALFMERFWLGAGYRHQYGMLAMVQFRATDKLEVGYAYDFALNPMRNQHAGSHELYLSYRFNVFKSRFSSPRYF, from the coding sequence ATGAAAAAGCTGCTGCTCATAGGGTGTTGTTGTTGGTTGGCGCAGGCAACCGCTCAGCAGCAGGGTTTGCAAAACCTTTACTTTTTCGATTTGGCATACGTTAACGCGGCCTATGCGGGCCATCATGATGCGCTGTCAGCGTCAACCATTCTGCGCAAGCAGTGGGTGGGCTTTAACGGTGCCCCCGAAACCTTTGCCCTGGCGTTGCACAGCCCGCTGCGCAACCAGAACATGGCGCTGGGACTTAACGCGCATTATGAACGCATTGGTCCGCGAGATGTTACCTCATTGGCAGCAACCTACGCATATCGCATTCGCCTGCGCGAAAAATCGCGGTTGAGCTTTGCGCTCCGGGCAGGAGCCGAAAATCACCGCTTTGATTTTGATAAGATTGAATACCGCGATGAAAATGACCCCATTCAGTGGCAAGGCTCACAAAGCAACTGGATGCCGGTATTTGATTTTGCGGTGTTGGCTACTGGCGAGAAGTTCTTTGGCGGCCTACAGGTAAGCAATCTTGCACAGGCGCGGATAAGAGACGTGGAACTCTCGGAGTCGCGCCAGTTTCTGCACGCCACCGCTGTAGGGGGCTATCTTTTTGTGCTTTCGGACAAAGTGGCCCTCAAGCCCAACGCCCTTGTACGCTATGCCGAAAACGCTCCGGTGCAACTCGATCTTAACCTGCACGCGCTCTTCATGGAGCGTTTCTGGCTTGGAGCAGGCTACAGGCACCAGTACGGAATGCTGGCCATGGTTCAGTTCAGGGCAACGGATAAGCTCGAAGTGGGTTATGCCTACGATTTTGCGCTCAACCCCATGCGCAACCAACATGCCGGGTCGCATGAGCTCTACCTGAGCTACCGGTTTAACGTGTTTAAATCGCGGTTCTCATCCCCGCGCTATTTCTGA
- the pyk gene encoding pyruvate kinase, which translates to MHHKKTKIVATLGPASANRETLSRMFDEGLNVCRINFSHGGHEEAARTIELVKDLRKEKGLSIAILADLQGPKLRTGKMDAKGVMLVQGEEVTITTTEATGTATRFSINYLQFPSDVKQGERILLDDGKLHLEVLETDGKEEVKCKVIQGGVLSSNKGVNLPNTKVSLPSLTPKDREDLEFALSHNLDWIGLSFVRSSRDIVELKQHIKQKNSHAKVVAKIEKPEAIREIDAIIKETDAIMVARGDLGVEIPMQNVPLIQKMLVKKALKHAKPVIIATQMMESMIENITPTRAEVNDVANAVLDGADAVMLSGETSVGKHPIAVIEAMRKIVMEVEQSESIYHHEHPPAPSKQERFVTDSICYNACRLAHRVAAAGIATLTFSGYTAFKISSQRPRAQTFVFTGNHAILNQLSLVWGVKSYFYNRMESTDATMEDVKNILVDAKELKNGDFIVNTASMPIAEKGMTNMVRLSMV; encoded by the coding sequence ATGCACCACAAAAAGACCAAAATAGTAGCTACCCTGGGCCCAGCATCGGCCAACCGTGAAACCCTTAGCCGAATGTTTGATGAAGGACTGAATGTGTGCCGCATCAACTTTTCACATGGGGGGCACGAGGAAGCCGCACGAACCATCGAATTGGTGAAGGATCTCCGCAAGGAAAAAGGCCTTTCCATCGCCATCCTTGCAGACCTTCAAGGCCCTAAGCTGCGCACCGGAAAAATGGATGCCAAGGGAGTGATGCTTGTTCAAGGTGAAGAGGTGACCATCACAACAACCGAGGCAACCGGAACGGCAACGAGGTTCAGCATCAATTACCTTCAGTTTCCCTCAGACGTGAAACAGGGGGAGCGCATTTTGCTCGACGATGGTAAGCTGCACCTTGAAGTGCTCGAAACCGATGGCAAGGAGGAAGTTAAATGCAAGGTGATTCAGGGCGGCGTGCTGAGCTCCAACAAGGGAGTAAACCTGCCGAATACCAAGGTTTCTCTCCCGTCATTAACGCCCAAAGACCGCGAAGACCTTGAGTTTGCTCTTTCCCACAACCTCGATTGGATCGGGCTTTCTTTTGTTCGCAGTTCACGCGACATTGTGGAACTCAAACAGCACATCAAGCAGAAAAATTCGCACGCAAAAGTGGTGGCCAAAATTGAAAAACCTGAGGCCATTAGAGAGATTGACGCCATTATCAAGGAAACAGACGCTATCATGGTTGCCCGGGGAGACCTCGGTGTGGAAATTCCGATGCAAAATGTCCCTTTGATTCAGAAAATGCTGGTTAAGAAAGCCCTGAAACACGCTAAACCGGTTATCATCGCCACGCAGATGATGGAGAGCATGATTGAAAACATCACACCCACCCGGGCCGAGGTGAACGACGTTGCCAATGCGGTGCTGGATGGAGCAGATGCTGTGATGCTCAGCGGAGAAACCTCTGTGGGTAAGCACCCTATTGCAGTGATTGAGGCCATGCGAAAAATTGTGATGGAGGTAGAACAAAGTGAATCTATATATCACCACGAACATCCACCCGCACCATCCAAACAAGAGCGATTTGTAACCGACTCAATATGCTATAATGCTTGCCGATTGGCGCATCGTGTGGCAGCGGCCGGCATAGCCACGCTCACTTTTTCGGGATATACGGCCTTTAAAATATCGAGCCAGCGCCCACGGGCACAAACCTTTGTTTTTACCGGTAATCATGCTATTTTGAATCAATTATCGCTGGTGTGGGGCGTAAAATCATACTTCTACAACCGAATGGAAAGCACCGATGCAACCATGGAAGATGTCAAGAATATTTTGGTGGATGCCAAAGAACTCAAAAATGGCGACTTTATCGTAAACACCGCAAGCATGCCTATTGCCGAGAAAGGTATGACGAACATGGTGAGGCTTTCTATGGTTTAA
- a CDS encoding IPExxxVDY family protein, giving the protein MWLGQKPAENVTKHVLEYDFDFDFDLVGISCHLRDYRLCWTVNQLLELNMERAEEGANNGLAEFPVFRSYCQDTRTTVQLFVNRSDEGYLIPEQRQADYLLMIQDNARWEMDDLIEILRSNPHVLMAFEIDPASLKSRELLLINE; this is encoded by the coding sequence ATTTGGCTCGGTCAAAAACCTGCTGAAAACGTGACCAAACACGTACTTGAATACGACTTTGATTTTGATTTTGACCTCGTGGGAATAAGTTGCCACCTGCGCGATTACAGGCTTTGTTGGACAGTAAACCAGCTGCTGGAGCTCAATATGGAACGCGCTGAAGAAGGAGCCAACAATGGCCTTGCGGAATTCCCCGTTTTCAGATCCTATTGCCAGGACACCCGTACCACGGTGCAGCTCTTTGTTAATCGCTCGGACGAAGGTTACCTGATTCCTGAGCAACGGCAGGCAGACTATCTGTTGATGATACAGGATAATGCGCGCTGGGAAATGGATGACCTGATTGAAATACTCCGGAGCAACCCCCATGTTTTGATGGCTTTTGAAATTGACCCAGCCAGCCTTAAATCAAGGGAGTTGTTACTGATAAACGAATAA
- a CDS encoding ribonuclease III, producing the protein MSWYELAFVHKTKASRQGGHNERLEFIGDAVLDAIIADWVYDRFNEKPEGYLSKIKSGIVNRKRLNLLARELGLEPFIQARVRNRQAMHVIGGNALEALIGAVFKDRGYEYTSAWVLKMIIPKIDMNRLQSKLTDAKSSLYEKAHRHRAGLQFEAREFIEDGRPRFETTVLWNGVPLSKGSGASKKAADQMAARKGLTNLNAQKLGGAKASE; encoded by the coding sequence ATGAGCTGGTATGAGCTGGCTTTTGTGCACAAAACCAAGGCATCTCGTCAGGGAGGGCACAATGAAAGGCTTGAGTTTATTGGCGACGCTGTGCTTGATGCCATCATTGCCGATTGGGTGTACGACCGCTTCAACGAAAAGCCTGAGGGCTATCTGAGCAAAATCAAAAGTGGTATTGTGAACCGAAAACGGCTCAACCTACTGGCTCGTGAACTGGGACTTGAGCCCTTTATTCAGGCCCGTGTGCGAAACAGGCAAGCCATGCATGTGATAGGCGGAAATGCACTGGAGGCACTGATTGGCGCCGTTTTCAAAGACCGGGGCTATGAATACACCAGCGCCTGGGTGCTCAAAATGATCATCCCGAAGATAGATATGAACCGCTTGCAGTCTAAGCTCACAGACGCCAAAAGCTCGCTTTACGAAAAAGCACACCGGCACCGTGCCGGGTTACAGTTTGAAGCACGCGAATTCATCGAAGATGGACGGCCGCGTTTCGAAACCACCGTGTTATGGAACGGAGTACCACTTTCAAAAGGTTCTGGGGCGTCCAAGAAAGCCGCCGATCAAATGGCAGCCCGAAAAGGGTTAACAAACCTTAATGCCCAAAAGCTTGGTGGTGCGAAGGCCTCTGAGTAA